A window from Chryseobacterium vaccae encodes these proteins:
- a CDS encoding glycosyltransferase family 2 protein — protein MEKGKNSTAMERATLDNGIHISVIIPVYNSAASLQKCVSSVLNQTFSNFELILINDGSSDHSLEIMNSFAEKDRRVKVIDKIKNSGVSDTRNTGIAHAKGRNICFIDSDDWVESNYLQVFTEQYESPGVLLIQNIIRGKPRDLLCKTYNIQADFTELLVRNNLLYFGGPCAKFFERDIIVKHNLSFNKEVSYGEDLMFFMEYIKQIHSIKILDEALYHYEFTDGSLSRIKHSFTSLFTLHTAVIDFITFQKREDKAAKKYLYQFDWDFIESSIDQGIIGRDLKKEESDLYLNKIRKSIGTDHFLYTGYYRKVLFLFLKTGQFRLLLKLKRFLNT, from the coding sequence ATGGAGAAAGGAAAAAATAGTACAGCAATGGAAAGAGCTACTTTAGACAACGGGATCCATATATCTGTTATTATCCCGGTATATAATTCAGCGGCCTCCCTGCAGAAATGTGTTAGTTCTGTTCTCAACCAGACTTTCTCCAATTTTGAACTCATTTTAATCAACGACGGATCTTCAGATCATTCTCTGGAGATCATGAATTCTTTTGCTGAAAAAGACAGAAGAGTTAAAGTAATTGATAAAATTAAAAACAGCGGAGTAAGCGATACCAGGAATACAGGTATTGCCCATGCAAAAGGGAGAAATATATGCTTTATCGATTCTGATGACTGGGTAGAAAGCAATTATCTTCAGGTTTTTACAGAGCAGTATGAATCACCCGGTGTCCTGCTGATTCAGAACATCATCCGCGGAAAACCGAGGGACCTGCTTTGTAAAACGTATAACATACAGGCCGACTTCACTGAACTGTTGGTCAGAAATAACCTCCTCTATTTTGGAGGACCCTGTGCTAAATTTTTTGAAAGAGACATCATTGTAAAGCACAACCTCAGCTTTAACAAGGAAGTTAGCTATGGTGAAGATCTGATGTTTTTCATGGAATATATTAAACAAATCCATTCCATAAAAATTCTGGACGAAGCTCTCTACCATTATGAATTTACGGACGGATCCCTGAGCAGGATAAAACATTCTTTTACCTCATTATTCACCCTCCACACTGCGGTAATCGATTTTATTACATTTCAGAAACGGGAAGATAAAGCGGCCAAAAAATATCTTTATCAATTCGACTGGGATTTTATTGAATCCTCAATAGACCAGGGAATAATCGGAAGAGATTTAAAGAAGGAAGAATCAGATCTGTATCTTAATAAAATCAGGAAATCTATTGGTACAGATCATTTTTTATACACCGGCTATTACCGAAAAGTTCTATTTTTGTTTCTTAAGACCGGGCAATTCCGTTTATTGCTAAAACTTAAAAGATTTTTAAACACATAA
- a CDS encoding glycosyltransferase, whose translation MKKKILFVYYQNIKIGGVAKVLANLTSELADEGYDIEILFLMAPRPDFYKINPKIKKHYINSFADKYSKFATHINKKYSSFPKIYTIYSYLYDWGSYRVLREWIRENHHRYETIVTCWYKLSTMLSFEKEISQKTIAWEHSSFRIGGVVYDKMLRRNYKKLKAVVSINKPSVKYYERFNKTFFISNLSDGIYEKLEFTPPEKKENLISFAGRLDKTKNAIELVQIFHETPKPPDWKLQIIGDGPEKENIAEYIKSNQLEDQVLLLGGKAPEEVAELLQKSKIFIFTSLSEAFGLVLVEAMFCSNAIISYDCEFGPADIINEKNGFLIPLHDRKMFAEKLGHLIHDPELLNNLMKSSFEESKKWRKEKIVQQWKELL comes from the coding sequence ATGAAAAAAAAAATACTATTTGTCTATTATCAGAATATAAAAATTGGCGGTGTTGCCAAAGTACTGGCCAATCTTACCTCGGAACTGGCAGATGAAGGCTACGATATAGAGATTCTATTTCTGATGGCTCCCCGGCCTGATTTTTACAAGATAAATCCCAAAATTAAAAAACATTACATCAATTCGTTTGCAGACAAGTATTCGAAGTTTGCCACGCATATTAATAAAAAATACAGCTCTTTTCCCAAGATCTACACCATATATTCCTATCTCTATGACTGGGGCTCCTACAGAGTACTAAGAGAGTGGATCAGGGAAAACCACCACCGCTATGAAACAATTGTAACCTGTTGGTACAAACTGTCTACCATGCTTTCTTTTGAAAAGGAGATCAGCCAAAAGACCATTGCCTGGGAACATTCTTCTTTCCGGATAGGTGGTGTGGTTTATGACAAAATGCTGAGAAGAAACTATAAAAAGTTAAAAGCGGTCGTTTCCATCAACAAACCCTCAGTAAAGTATTACGAAAGGTTCAATAAAACTTTTTTCATCTCTAATCTTTCGGACGGAATATATGAAAAGCTGGAATTCACCCCTCCGGAAAAAAAAGAAAACCTCATCAGCTTTGCGGGCAGACTGGACAAAACGAAAAATGCTATAGAACTTGTCCAAATATTTCATGAAACGCCCAAACCTCCGGATTGGAAACTACAGATCATTGGCGATGGACCGGAAAAAGAAAATATTGCAGAATACATCAAAAGCAACCAACTTGAAGACCAGGTTCTTCTTCTTGGAGGAAAAGCCCCTGAAGAAGTGGCTGAATTGCTCCAAAAGTCAAAAATCTTTATCTTCACGTCTTTAAGCGAAGCTTTCGGGCTGGTTCTTGTGGAAGCTATGTTCTGCAGCAACGCCATCATTTCTTATGACTGCGAATTTGGTCCGGCAGATATCATCAATGAAAAAAATGGGTTTTTAATTCCTTTACATGACAGAAAAATGTTTGCAGAAAAGCTTGGACACCTTATTCATGATCCCGAGCTCCTGAACAACCTTATGAAATCGTCTTTCGAAGAATCCAAAAAATGGAGAAAGGAAAAAATAGTACAGCAATGGAAAGAGCTACTTTAG